From one Balaenoptera acutorostrata chromosome 6, mBalAcu1.1, whole genome shotgun sequence genomic stretch:
- the ENHO gene encoding adropin, with translation MGAAISQGALIAIICNGLVGFLLLLLWVILCWACHSRSANIDSLSESSPNSSPGPCPEKAPPPQKLSHEGSYLLQP, from the coding sequence ATGGGGGCAGCCATCTCCCAGGGGGCCCTCATCGCCATCATCTGCAATGGCCTCGTAGGCttcttgctgctgctgctctggGTCATTCTCTGCTGGGCCTGCCACTCCCGCTCTGCCAACATCGACTCCCTCTCCGAATCCAGTCCCAACTCGAGCCCTGGCCCCTGTCCCGAGAAGGCGCCCCCGCCCCAGAAGCTCAGCCATGAAGGCAGCTACCTGCTGCAGCCCTGA